The following nucleotide sequence is from Pleurodeles waltl isolate 20211129_DDA chromosome 8, aPleWal1.hap1.20221129, whole genome shotgun sequence.
GGTGCTAGGGggcccgtaaaaatggcgcaaagtaatCTATGAAATACCTTTGTGCCATTTATATCGGGATTTTTTAactcctgctaagtgcaggtgttgaaAAGGGGCTCCCATTGTGattaatgggcctctaggtgctttgcaggattagcgtgaaattttttgacgctagtccggcaAAGCAcccaactagtgtaaaaaattatgatgatAGTCCCCCTATATCGCCATCGTGTGCAGCATTTTAAATACTGGCACACGTGGTACTGGGGGCTCTCTGCTCTCCATGTCAGCAGGATTCCCTTCCAAAGTCATTTGGAGGGAGTTACAGAAATCGGGATCTTTGTTATAACAATGGTGCTATTTGACGGAACTGTTATCCATTAGTTAAgcagaaatgttccaaaacacatatTTGGAGAACTCCTTGCCTCAAGAAGCCCATGGGTGGAGGTCTTCTATTCCCCACCATTGATGCTGTAGGCATCACCATGGTTCATGATATGGTGGTGAGGGATTGCTGGGTGATGAAACCACAAAGTGTCTTTTTTCAGTGTAACTAGAATACCAATGTATTTGAATGAGGGATATACATCTACTTGTCAGTACATAGAACCTTCACCAGACTAGACCCCTTTTTTAGTAAGTTCCTCACTGATAAACATAATAACACGAGCTGGCAACAAAGCTGGATGGACGCCTGTCTGCAAGCCTCAAATGAGCGTGTGAGTGAAAACACACTTGAAATACCGCACATGGGTGCGGAAAAGTATTCAAGATGATAGGTTGCTATAGCTTTAAGTAATTGCTGCTTGAACTTTATACAAAAGAAGCTGCCCCTAAATAAACTGGTCCAGTTGCATTTAAAAGGCAGAAAGGTAGAGAAGCTTAGACCTGAGTAGGTGGCTGAACTGGAATGCCCTACATTGTTGTGAGGATTGATTTCCAGCATTTCTCACCTGAAAACTGGCAAAGTTCTGGGCCTCTAAAGGTAGTCACCTGATCTCATAAAACTTTTACCCAGGCTCTGATCCTGACACAACTGTTCAAGTCCTTGGACCATCCACTTTTAGATTTAGTAACCTTGGTTCTCCCTAAACCAGGAACAGGTTGTTTTTTTGTAGCTCATACTGACCAATCCCTCTCCTTTGTCTTGATGACACATATTTTATTGGCATATTAGTGGCTGAGCTGAGGCCTAGGCTCCCTGAATTAACCAATCCAAACGATCAGGCTTTATAAACAAGGTGCATTTTAGAGATCATACAAAAAAGGCATCACACATGATTgtcaacacacaaaacacagacacaggctGTCCTACCCATGTTGCATGCATCATGAGAGGACCACGCTGGGCTGCCCACCTTCTCTCATTTCTGTTGTTGTCACTACTGACCCATTTGACAAAATAAGTCAGAAGCTAACATGAAACGGGTGGCAGTAGGCAGATCCCAAGATGGACCTTTTTGTGGACAATGTGTTTCTGATGCTGGTTGACCCACTGCCCTACctctgagccatattggaagaagtATCTGAATATGGCAAGGTTCAGGCTTCAAGGTGAGTTCAGGTAACTCACAAGCACAGGCTGTGCAGAAGACTTCAGAACAAGTGGCAACAAGGATCTCCCAGTTCCCCTTTAAGTGGACCACGGATGAAAAACCATCCCTGACAGAAGGAAATGATAATAACTTGCATTGAAATGGCACACCAGAATGAAAGATGAGTAGCTTTCTTTTTATTATAGAACATGatggtgatattctgtcatttttaAGTGTGACAAATGCTACTATAAACAAAGTTATAAAAGAACATTTTGTGAGCACATAGAGATGCTTGGATTTGAACTTCTGCACTTTGGGTAACACCAGATGCCTGTGTCAAGCATCCATACAATGCTGCATCTTATTAATTGTACATTTTaagggcaaaaaatatatttttctgagtCATTAAAAATCAGCAAGTCTAGTTTTTTTCTGCAACAATGGGGTGTTGAACCACCTTTTTTTCACAACCCCAGTTGTTACGAAGAAGAGTGACACATGCTTTATTCATGTCTCAATTTCTTACAGCAGGATGGCATTATCAGAGGCTTTCAGTTTTCAGAAAATAAAAtatgtgtagtaatgaaaatttaTTTGACAAATAAGTAAACTATGAACACAGCACAGATAATCAAAATAAAAGATAACATAGTTGTGTTATTTTCCTGTGGTTAGTACAGGCTGATTCTTTAACTAGGGTGGATCCTCTAGAAAACTATATGTACAACTTTATTGATCTAAATGTTTCAACCACATTTAAATCCATCTTTATGGTCAGCAGCAGGTCATGTTTGATGACTGTGTCAATTTGCATTTCTTTGATGAtgtttgaaatatggtgcattttacTTTTACTGTCAAATATAACGGTATCAGTGAGGGCATATCCAACAGTGTTTCAGTTCTTgaaagtgagtgaatgagtgtgataCAGTTAGATACATTTTGTTAAACATATGCAGAAAAGTCAACAATCATTTGACTTACTACAAGAGGGCCACAATGGTTTATGTCAATGTGGAAAGCAATGTTGTCCTACATAGTTGAAGATAGCAGAGCCAAGCCTCACTGCAGCTAAACACTTCAGAAGACATTGGAGAAAGGAGAGTGTATGTGTAGAGCTTTGTAGCTGTGGTACGCAAGCAAGGGAGAAAGGGCTTAGGAATGGTGAAGAATTGTGCGTGAGGCTGCGTATCAGGTATACAAGGATAGGACACAATCAGAATCAGGAGGTTGAGCTCACTTCGATTTTGGGGCAGACAATTATTGTTCATCTCTATGGTTGTCACTTGGTAAGTGTAAGCCTTGATGCTGAATCTGGTCAGGTTGTCCAGGCACATGGGTGTAAAGTGGGTGATGTTGATATAACATGGGATTTTGAGCTAGTGTAGAACATGAATCTGCTCTTTTGAGGGTGCTGTTCCTAAAGCTCTGGCACGTTCTAGAGATGAGCCTTGGACACCGCCTGCCTTTGTTCCGTACAACTAGATACCTCTTGCAGTTCCATGGTAACAGTCGGTGGCTCCTCTCCCACGGGAGTCCTCTTACGCTTCACTCTTTCAGTTACAACAAACCTGCGGACTACTCATTGGATTCATTGTTTCTCTTCCTTGACCTACTCATGactgtctttcttttccttctaATCTATTAGGGTTCCCTTAAGAAAAGGAAAAACTCTGAGGGATCGCCTGAGAGAGAAGGGCCTACTGAGTGAATTTCTGAAGACACACAAAATAAATCCGGGCAACAAGTACTTCCCAAACTTTGCTGCTCAAGTGGCTAGTGAGCCGATGACCAACTACATGGATGTGAGTGAAGCATGCCTCACCTGTGCGCGTTCATTTTCAGACTGGAACACCCACACCCTGTGTATTGTATAGTGTGCTGTGTTGCAGGATATGACTGTACCGACACAATGAATGTGTAGAATAGTGCTTCTATAGGATGTGGTAGCGTAGCATCACAACAACGAGTGTGCAGCAATCCTCCAGGTCTTGATCTGATGGAGGCTTGTTGGTTGTGGTCCATGGATGCTTGTGGTTGACAGGCAAGAGGGGAGATGCTGAGTGATTTAGAATGAGTTGCTTACAGCAGGGGGCTGAGTTATGTACAAACTGAGCACCAAGAGATACTGCATGACAGACAATAGAGAAGTGAGTAGTGTGTGAAATGCTTTGTGTCCTCTGGtaggtgtgtatgtgttgtgtgccgaGATATTTGTTACAGCCCAGAGCAAACACTAGAGCCATACGCACAGCATTTCTGGAGTGGTCATAATGTGACAGACATTGGAGTCATGCGCACTATGTTATAAATTACTTTGTTTACAAGAGTAAAGCTGTTTATGGACCCACACTGCAAAACTTAATTAGAAATCCCCTTCCAATACCCATTAGGTGTCTTATTACGGAACTATCTCCATTGGGACTCCTCCTCAAGAATTCAACGTGATCTTTGACAGCGGCTCCTCCAACCTCTGGGTCCCATCTGTGTATTGTTCCAGCTCAGCCTGCTGTGAGTATCTTCTGAGGTTTCATGATTCCATAGGGCTTTATTCCAAGTCCAGCTTTGTGATGTTCTACGCCAAGCAGTGTCCATTCCACATGCTTTCGAAATTGCTGGAGTAATTCTCAAGAAGAGTTAGAGTAATGAAAGCCGTGCCATCATCTGCTGAAGCCGCTCAggtttgctccactccaatcagaTCCCTTCATAGCGTTTGCTTGAAGACTCCTGTAACAGTAGGTTGCACGGCGTTAGAAGAGTGATTCGAGCTTGACTTGAGGATCAACGGCTACAGGGGGAGTCTTTTCACAGCAGCTTTGGTGTAGGCATTCACCCTTAAAGTACAACTGAGTCCGGGTTCTTTCAAGAGATTGGCCCACAGATGGGCTGTGTTGAGTGGAAGCTGCTGCCAAGGGCCATCATGTGGTCCAACCTTGGGTGGaagatggctcaggcaaacagaaatgGTGTTTCATTCCCACAGATACTTAGGAGGCGATACAAGAACTGGCATGCGTGTTGACCCAAGAATTAGATTAGCATTAAACTGGCTGTCTTATTTCTTTTTAAACTATTTCCATGTAGTACTTCTGTCATCACTTTCACACAgaaattagtattttttttatgttcctTCTGCCTCTGTTAAATACAACAAGCAGGTGGCCAATGATCAGCCTATGAAACCAATGTCAGACGTTGACAATATAGGTGTCTGATTGTCCTGTTTGCTGCATGATCAAGGAAGTCATTTGTTGTGCAAATGGGCTCAAACTTTAGAACTTACTAGGTTTAGTGGTGTAAGAAGGTGAAAAATATTGTTGTTCACAATCTAATGCTCTTGTAAGCAGTAAACATCAAAGTATTTTGAGGCTGTGTAGTTCCTTGGCTAAAGGCACCAAGCCTTGCTTCACAGACCTACTAAAGGATGCTCCTGCACATCCACGCATGGATTCTGCCGCATTCCCAGATTAACCAGTAGTGgttgacctgggaatgcgtcaaaatgctgccCCTCCCCAGCTGAGGcgcaacaagtataaatatctttatttctcctcaccttttgcctctttctgcattctgcagcacacaagaaGGGGGAACtgcctctcagggttgtttttgtgcaggacggtttcccttcatgtacaaaaacaagcctGCCTACATCGCAGGAACCCTTGCAACTtgacgcaagggtgtctgcattggtgctaggcagccaaaagtgcaccagtggtaggaaaggacaggaatgcactggatGGTGTTAAATAAAGTGCACTCCTGCACTTTACCTTTCACACATTGATAAACTGCCCCTCATAGTCTATGCTGTGGTGACCAGTGCTGAGAATAAAGATGTCACAGGAAAATCATGTGTTTTCTGCAATGCTGACTAAACTTTAGAAATATTCAGGCGTCATTTAGGTTTTCAAGTAatgttaaagtttaaaaaaaagttatatcCACTTAGGCTGCTTACCTCTGCTGGATAGATAAAAATAACTGGTGCAAatatcttcctgtacaaaaactatcctttgtAGCTTATtcctatttgtgtgtgtgctgcggcGCACGTgcaaagaggaaggaggagatatTTCGGTTTGTTACGCCAGCCTCATGTAGGTGCGCCATTTTGGCCCCAAACCATGTTTTCAAGTCTTTAtgaatatgggtttgcatcaaaatacatgggtgggtgagttgtgtgattgtttttttacaaagtcatgcaaagccacacaaatcagGCTTTGCAGAGTGCTGAAAATACCAAAATAGATTTTCAACTGTGCTGTTCCAAAAACATGCTGCAACCCCGGCAAAATCCTGATACATAGAGTGCCCCAAGGTGTGTTGGAAATGCAAGTCAGAAAGGGACCGCCAAGTCAGAAGAATCCATGTTACATGTTAATGACATTGGAATTCGTAAGTATCAACACTCTGAAGGAATAAAACTCACAACTgtgatgtttttgttatttttaattgtatttatcagTTACAAATGCTAGCTCTTGgctttttgtacatttgtaaccACAAAGGACAGACGCCAGGGTCGAGCAGCTGGAGCCTGTCCTAGAGGAGTGAAAGTGTCCTGATGAATGTGTACTAATGATGACTTTTTAAACCCACAGCAAATCACAACAAGTTCAACCCCTCCAGCTCTTCCACCTTCCAGAGCACCAGCACCAGCCTGTCCATTGGGTATGGCACGGGAAGCATGACCGGGGTCCTGGGATATGACACTGTCCAGGTAGGAGGACTGGAGAAAGCAGACATAGCTTGGGCAGATGTGTCCTAAGGACAGTCACATCTGGTCTTTACTTAAAGACTGACCATCTCTTTCCTTCTCCTCGTAGGTTGGAGGCCTCACCGTCACCGACCAGGTCTTCGGGCTGGCCTACACCGAAGCCGATTTCTTTTCTCAAATGCAGTTTGATGGTATCCTGGGACTGGCCTTCCCAAGCCTCTCAGAAGATGGAGCCACCCCTGTGTTTGACAATATGTGGAGTCAGGGCCTGCTGTCTGCAGACCTCTTCTCTGTCTACCTGAGCCCGTGAGTATTTGTATTTACTATtacttataaagcgcattccggccataGCATCGAAGAGCTGCCAAAGAGATGAGCAAACAACTGAAGTGAGCGGGAGAgagacaaggacaaaaggaagacaGCTCCACCTCAAAAGAACAGGGCAGATTATAGGGTGAAGAGAGACAGGTCTTAAGCTGTTTCCGGAAAGGCAGGAAGGCTTCTGGTTTCCTGATATGTATCGGAAAGTTGTTCCAAAATGTAGCAGCCGCCACTGAAAAGGCCTTTTCCCCCTATTTAGACTTCCTGCAGCGGGTGACAACGGCCAGATGTAAACTGGCTGATCTTAAACTGTGGCTAGGTGTGTACCACCTTAAAGTGGAGCTCCGATATGTGGAGGCCTGGGAGTGTAAGGCCTTATAAGTGATGCAGAGGGCTTTAAAGGCAATACACTTCCCTATAcgcagccagtggagttgcctaagGCTTTCAATAGCCGAAGCCGTCCAAGAAAGATCCAGCACAAGACGGGCAGCGGTATTCTGAATGAGTTGCAGCTTACGATGGGAGCCCTGGTTAACATTCAGCAGTAAGGCATTACAGGCGTCTAGTTTGGACATAACCACAGCTAGTACTACAGGGGTCCTCAGGTCCTTGGGGAGAAAGGGAAGAATTTTTCAGAGTGTTTTAATCATCCAAAAGCAGGTTTTAATGGTTTGATTGACCTGCAAGTCAAAAGACAGAGAGCTGTCAAACATAATCCCCAGATTTCTGGCAACAGGTGGAGGAGATGGCAGGTACCGCAGGACTGGGTCAGATTCTCGTGATGCACCCTACCCAGTATGAGAAGGAGTAGCCACATGACACAGAAAGAGTGTTTATGATGCACACAAGTATCCATTGCGTTATCTTATACTGGGATAACAGGTGTTTATTGATACCCAAGCCTGGGGTACTCATTATATCAACCTGAGTAGACTGATGGCCTGAGGAGGGCCTTCCAGAAGGAAAGCTGTGAGTGGTTGGGGATAGCACATGATTATAAGGTCCTTCCGATAAGTATATTTGATACACAATTATCAAATATGTTAACTTCCATAGAGTGATTTTAGAGTATAGTCAAGCAGGTAACAATGGTCCTGTCCAGTATGTCCCAGTGCCCACTAATGTCACTGACAGAGTAATGAAAATGACTGAGGTTGAGCTGTGCCCATGATACTACAAGCTATTCTGTGATGCGATGGGGGGCACTGGGAGGTTCTGCTCCTCTCATCTGGAGTTCATATGTTCTGTGCAGATTGAAATAGATGGAGAAGAGTTTTGCACTCAGAAGCAGATAACATATTACCCTGCACATGTGAGGCATCTCTTGCTTGAAGCCCTTCCTTCACAATCTTCTGCACAATAATCGATGtacaattttcttttctttgtgatcACAGGAATGGAGCCAGCGGAAGTGTGGTGATCTTTGGGGGCTATGAATCTTCCTACTACACTGGAACCTTGAACTGGGTGCCTCTTTCTTCCGAAAcctactggcagatcaccctggaGAGGTAGGTgtaacaaacagcagatcaggtgGAACAAAGGACAGGTCAGGTGTAGGGATAATCAGTCCCAGACAGGAGGCAGTGGAGCTGGATAGGAAATCATCAACTCAATAGAAGAGTGACGTATAGTTAGGGGGAGTCCTTGTGCACAAACCCAACCAGCCCTTCAGAAGTTTATTGTTTATTGTGTCAGCTATCAGCCTTAGAATAGGTAAAAGTACAATCTAGAAAACAGCAAAAGGAAAAAGCTTGCTTCATGGATGCTTAAAACATATAAAGTACGATCCAGTGAACATCAGGGAGACGTACGATAACTAGGCAAGGATAGCTGTGCTCTCGGCAGCTGCTCAGCAATGCCATTATAAGAACATGTGCAGAAGAGCTATGGTTGACATTATAAGAACATGTGCAGAACAGGTAAGGTTGACATTATAAGAACATGTGCAGAAGACGTTAGGTTGACATTATAAGAACATGTGCAGAAAAGGTAGGTTTGACATTATAAGAACATGGGCAGGAGAGCTAAGGTTGACATTATAAGAGCATGTGCAGAAGAGGTAAGGTTGACATTATAAGAACATGTGCAGGAGAGCTATGGTTGACATTATAAGAACATGTGCAGAAGAGGTTAGGTTGACATTATAAGAACATGTGCAGGAAAGCTAAGGTTGACATTATAAGAACATGTGCAGAACAGGTAAGGTTGACATTATAAGAACATGTGCAGAAGACGTTAGGTTGACATTATAAGAACATGTGCAGAAAAGGTAGGTTTGACATTATAAGAACATGTGCAGGAGAGCTAAGGTTCACATTATAAGAACATGTGCAGAAGAGCTAAGGTTGACATTATAATAGCATGTGCAGAAGAGGTAAGGTTGACATTATAAGAACACATGCAGAAGAGCTAAGGTTGACATTATAAGAACATGTGCAGGAGAGCTAAGGTTGACATTATAAGAACATGTGCAGAAGAGCTATGGTTGACATTATAAGAACATGTGCAGAAGAGGTTAGGTTGACATTATAAGAACATGTGCAGGAAAGCTAAGGTTGACATTATAAGAACATGTGCAGAACAGGTAAGGTTGACATTATAAGAACATGTGCAGAAGACGTTAGGTTGACATTATAAGAACATGTGCAGAAAAGGTAGGTTTGACATTATAAGAACATGTGCAGGAGAGCTAAGGTTGACATTATAAGAGCATGTGCAGAAGAGGTAAGGTTGACATTATAAGAACATGTGCAGGAGAGCTAAGGTTGACATTATAAGAACATGTGCAGGAGAACTAAGGTTGTCATTATAAGAACATGTGCAGGAGGGGTAAGGTTGACATGTGCAGGAGAGCTAAGGTTGACATTATAGGAACACGTGCAGAAGAAGTAAGGTTGTCATTATAAGAACATGTGCAGAAGAGGTCAGGTTGGCATTATAAGAACATGTGCAGAAGAGGTAAGGTTGATATGTGCAGGAGATGTAAGGTTGACATTATAAGAACATGTGCAGGAGAGCTAAGGTTGTCATTATAAGAACATGTACAGAAGAGGTTAGGTTGACATTATAAGAACATGTGCAGAAGAGGTAAGGTTGATATGTGCAGGAGATGTAAGGTTGACATTATAAGAACATGTGCAGAAGATCTAAGGTTGACAATATGAGAACATGTGCAGAAGAGCTAAGGTTGACATTATAAGAACATGTGCAGAAGAGGTAAGGTTGACATTGTAAGAACATGTTCAGTAGAGGTAAGGTTGACAGTATAAGAACATGTCCAGGAGAGCTAAGGTTGACATTGTAAGAACATGTGCAGTAGAGGTAAGGTTGACATTATAAGAACATGTGCAGGAGAGCTATGGTTGACATTGTAAGAACATGGGCAGTAGAGGTAAGGTTGACATTATAAGAACACGTACAGGAGAGCTAAGGTTGACATTAGAAGAACATGTGCAGAAGAGGAAGCAGCCCCCATACAAGAGCACAAACGTTCAACCAGTAAACTAGTGCAATACACAATTATATTAAAGTGGAAGAGAGCATTGAAGGACTAACCTATGCAGGTGAACAAGGTATAGCTCCGTACATGATACAATatagataaaacaaataaaaagcacTCCAGCATGAGCTGTCTGGTTTCTATGATCCCTATCACGGTCCACAGCTCTCTCAGACGTGGCCACACACCCAGGACTGGGATGGACACATTCAGTCCCAGTAAAACCATCACCTAACACATCAGCGCAAAACAAGGTTCTAGTAGAGGTCATGTGCACAAGATCATTAGAGAAGACACATCAGGCGCACAATACGTCACAAAATCAAATGAATGATCTGACTGGTATAATGCCCAGCATGATAGGCAGCGCTCAGTGGAGGCCAAGCAGCCATCACTATAGTGCGGCGGAGTGAATCAGCCCTGGCACAAGGCATCAGCGCTGATGTAGCACATTAGGCCGCTTGAATTTAAGAAGGGGAAGGCGCCACCGCCTACCTATGGAAACATATCATATGATCATATAGGAGGAGTGTGGTAGGGTGTCCACCCCTCCGACATTACACTGGCAGTACTCAGGACCAGCAGCGAGCCGGCGGGTTCTGGTCATGTATCCCCTGGTCGCCAGAATACCAGTCCGTACTTTACATACAGTGTCTGTTTACGCTCAGGGTGTATCAACTCCAGGTACCAGTACTGGGAGGGCATTAACGCTGTTAAAATAACTCCCTGAGAGAGACCCAGGTTTCAACACAAGGCGCTTTCTGGGCTGCTTGCACTGATGCCATCGATCTGTGATTAGATCTGCAGTGTCCTGACTTACTCTACCAGGGCCGGACATGTAGGACCCCATCTacagctcatttaaagcactgcttacatGGGACGGCTatgtgccccctccacaaccatctCTAGAGGTGGCATCTTCCAATTATCTCAAATATATTGCTGCCTTTGGGTTCCTAACAGCCTGACCCAATCAAGCACCAGCCTGAGGGCTGCTGACCCAGACATTGGGATGCAACTGAGCTCTGTACAGAGCACTAACAAGGGAGTGCCCACCCCAGCCTCCGCAGGGCTCTTCACTAATCCTAGCTCTTCTGCTTTTGGGGTAGAGAAGAAGTGAGGGGTGGGTCGATGAGCACCGCCGCTCTACCCACTGAAATTACCACCAAACCCAGGGACACTTTCAATAAAGTCCTCGGAAACTTCCATACATACCACTGATGGAGGACTGAGGACTCACAAGAGTGTTTGATTCTTGTTACACACAGAGTTAGAGTTTCTTAACAACATCTTTGCAGTACCCCTGGGCCCACTGCAGGCAGAACAGGCACATTCACATGGGGCCTGGGGGCGTTCTCTGgatctttttttttattcctaaaATTTTTTATCATTTACTAAAAAAATTCTGACCTTTCAAAAGGCGCATTTATGAATCAGGCCATTTGTAAATAGATGACTTTACAGGGTAGAAGGATAAGTGCACTTTCGTGCATAAAGTTCACATGCTCCACACCAGTAGCACACACAAGATATTCAAATAGTGAACTTGGTTGGTTTAAATATGTAAGGCCTCATTCGAAGAGCGGCCTTAGTGAGACACCAGACAATTAGTCAGATGCCTTGCCACCCTCCTC
It contains:
- the LOC138249024 gene encoding pepsin A-like, with the protein product MKWLLLLGLVVLSECLVKVPLRKGKTLRDRLREKGLLSEFLKTHKINPGNKYFPNFAAQVASEPMTNYMDVSYYGTISIGTPPQEFNVIFDSGSSNLWVPSVYCSSSACSNHNKFNPSSSSTFQSTSTSLSIGYGTGSMTGVLGYDTVQVGGLTVTDQVFGLAYTEADFFSQMQFDGILGLAFPSLSEDGATPVFDNMWSQGLLSADLFSVYLSPNGASGSVVIFGGYESSYYTGTLNWVPLSSETYWQITLESISMNGNVIACNGGCQAIVDTGTSLIAGLSPGISNIQSAIGASQNSYGEYVVNCNSISSLPDIIFTINGVQYPVPATAYINQSQNSCSSNFQDTTGVWILGDVFIREYYVVFDRAANYIGLATVA